Below is a window of Deltaproteobacteria bacterium DNA.
AGGTCTGCTCCGACATTTCGAACCCAAAGACCCTGAAGCGGGAAATGCGGGCGCTGGTCAAGGCTTCGCAGGAATTGCAGTGCGATGAGTTGTTGCTGCTCAACGACCGCGTCGACCGGACGGAGACATTTACCTGGCAGGGCGCCGAACGCCCCATCCGGCTGATGCCGCTCTGGAGCTTCTTGGAAAAATAGGGGGAAAATCCTGTTTTACGTTTGGAGAATGGATGTACTTATTTTTTAAGAGGGTCTTTGATTTTGTTGTATCTCTGATTGCGCTGATTCTGGTCTCGCTCGCCTGTTTTTATTGTCGTTATGCCCATCCTGAAATTTACTGGTGAAGGATGGGTTTTTTAAATGATCCGCGAATTCTGCCGGTGGGGTGCTTCCTGCGGGGTTATTGGGGGTTATTGGGGACAGCCACTAATTTGCCAGGAAAATTAGTGGCTGTCCCCAATTAACACCGGGGGCGCGGGAATGACAAGGGGGGCTGAAAAAGTGCGCGAATAAAGTGGGGATAGCGCCCCTATTGTTAAGTGCTGAGGACTGAGTCATGGGTGATGCGAAAAACACCATGACCTATTCCCTATGACCCGAGTTTTTGGAGGATGTTTTTTTTCAGGTCCGTGATGGTCTGACGGTAATGCTTCGGTAAAAATCTCGCCAGATCGCTATACAGGTCTTTTTCCTTTGCATCGGCGATGATTTCCGTCAAGTCTTCCTGTCGGTAGTCCTTCCCGTACCATTTCATTTTTTCTCGGATGTAATCCTCTTTCAGGGGAATGCCCTTCGACAGCAGATACCAGAAGTCAAAATAATCGCGGCCTTTGCTGCGCGTCAGGATTGCCCTTGTCTTCTCAGCCAGAAGTTCTTCCGCATCGAGATGCACGACCAACGGATAGCTGACCAGGGGAAAAGGGGTTTCAATGAGAGAAACGGCTCTGGTCAGGGCTTTTTCCCGCTGCGAGAATTCCAGCCGGATCGTTAAAGGACGCGGTCCTTTGTATGCAAACTTCAGTTGGCCGTTGAATGAATCGTGCTTGACCGTGAATTTTCCCAGTTCAAGAGAGGCCATTTCGGTTTTAAGATCGCGGGCCGCCGTTTCTACCATCTGCCGGAGCTGATCAGAGCTTTGCAGGGTGCTGAAATCCA
It encodes the following:
- a CDS encoding nucleotidyl transferase AbiEii/AbiGii toxin family protein codes for the protein MMTTEQIGELARHFKIDEASIVREYVQLLFLRSFYALKESRHVFFKGGTAIHFHYGSFRFSEDLDFSTLQSSDQLRQMVETAARDLKTEMASLELGKFTVKHDSFNGQLKFAYKGPRPLTIRLEFSQREKALTRAVSLIETPFPLVSYPLVVHLDAEELLAEKTRAILTRSKGRDYFDFWYLLSKGIPLKEDYIREKMKWYGKDYRQEDLTEIIADAKEKDLYSDLARFLPKHYRQTITDLKKNILQKLGS